One window of the Paenibacillus beijingensis genome contains the following:
- a CDS encoding LutC/YkgG family protein, whose translation MNEPVEQAAFLGSIAEKLGRKRRTAVSPPSWDRKPWEGSGQELNPEAEAGGRQAAEHEQLIRQFMKQLSALNTAVYRISRADFGRVLSEVIAKHGIGSAISWDDGRLHELQLESTLNRNGIHHRLWRTTENERELRTFAESADMGITFADMGLADTGTVLLMNGGGRGRLISLLPPVYVAVLPERFIYPRLSDGMSFVRSRIPEGLPACINFITGPSRTGDIEADLALGVHGPGKVHIILLQD comes from the coding sequence ATGAATGAGCCGGTAGAGCAGGCCGCGTTTCTTGGTTCGATCGCGGAGAAGCTCGGACGAAAGCGCCGTACAGCGGTCTCCCCGCCATCATGGGATCGTAAGCCTTGGGAGGGCTCCGGTCAGGAACTGAACCCGGAAGCGGAGGCCGGCGGTCGGCAGGCAGCCGAACATGAACAGCTGATCCGGCAGTTTATGAAGCAATTGTCGGCACTGAATACAGCTGTGTACCGGATATCCCGGGCGGACTTCGGGCGCGTTCTGTCCGAAGTGATTGCAAAGCACGGCATAGGATCCGCAATCAGCTGGGACGATGGGCGGTTGCACGAGCTGCAGCTGGAGTCAACGTTGAATCGAAACGGCATCCATCACCGGCTCTGGCGGACAACGGAAAATGAGCGGGAGCTGCGGACATTTGCGGAAAGTGCGGATATGGGCATTACGTTTGCCGATATGGGGCTGGCGGATACCGGTACCGTTCTGCTGATGAACGGAGGCGGCCGCGGCCGGCTCATCAGCCTGCTTCCGCCGGTTTACGTAGCCGTTTTGCCGGAACGCTTCATTTATCCGCGGCTGTCGGATGGCATGTCCTTCGTTCGCAGCCGCATTCCAGAAGGTCTGCCCGCCTGCATCAATTTCATCACCGGCCCGAGCCGGACCGGAGATATCGAAGCGGATCTGGCGCTTGGCGTCCACGGTCCCGGAAAAGTTCATATTATCTTATTACAAGATTAA
- a CDS encoding class II aldolase/adducin family protein, which yields MATNVDLIQHMYPMKFESVEAERLHRKQRLAGALRLFSLFGFDEGVAGHITARDPEYPDYFWVNPFAKHFSQIRVSDLLLVNDKGEIMEGSGMVNVAAFAIHSRIHEARPDVIAAAHAHSVYGKAFSTLGRPLDPLTQDACAFYNDHGVFNDYSGVVYETEEGDRIAKVLGSKKAAILQNHGLLTVGHTVESAAWWYITMERSCQAQLMAEAALTPPIPIGPEAAAGTRDQIGTELVGWCCFQPLWDKIVKLQPDLFD from the coding sequence ATGGCGACAAATGTCGATTTGATTCAGCACATGTATCCGATGAAATTTGAAAGCGTGGAAGCGGAACGGCTGCACCGGAAGCAGCGTCTCGCCGGAGCGCTCCGCTTATTTTCCCTATTCGGTTTTGACGAAGGCGTTGCGGGACATATTACGGCGCGCGACCCGGAATATCCCGATTATTTCTGGGTGAATCCGTTCGCCAAACATTTCAGCCAGATTCGGGTGTCCGATCTGCTGCTGGTCAACGATAAAGGCGAGATTATGGAAGGGAGCGGCATGGTTAACGTTGCCGCATTCGCCATTCACTCGCGCATTCATGAAGCCCGTCCGGACGTCATTGCCGCTGCGCATGCCCATTCCGTTTACGGCAAAGCTTTTTCGACCCTCGGCCGTCCGCTCGACCCGCTGACCCAGGACGCGTGCGCTTTCTACAACGATCACGGAGTGTTCAACGATTATTCCGGTGTTGTGTATGAGACGGAAGAAGGAGACCGGATTGCGAAAGTGCTAGGTTCGAAAAAAGCGGCGATTTTGCAAAACCACGGGCTGCTGACGGTCGGTCATACGGTGGAGTCTGCCGCCTGGTGGTATATCACGATGGAGCGCTCGTGCCAGGCGCAGCTGATGGCGGAAGCGGCGCTGACGCCGCCGATCCCGATTGGTCCCGAGGCGGCCGCCGGCACGAGAGATCAGATCGGCACCGAGCTGGTCGGCTGGTGCTGCTTCCAGCCGCTGTGGGATAAAATTGTGAAGCTGCAGCCGGATTTGTTCGACTAA
- a CDS encoding NAD/NADP-dependent octopine/nopaline dehydrogenase family protein — MEIAVLGGGNGCYAAAADLSEQGHSVRLWRRDGSAFQTVMDKQALILKDAAGEREVKLAMAGTDLASIIKDAALILIPLPAFAQESLAREMAPYLQDGQVIYLPPGTFGSYVMAKALQEAGCTANVAFAETGTLPYLARKHGPDTVAISGRATRLPTGVFPSELSEHAFTVLEQAFPAVERLQDALDGALMNAGPVIHPPLILMNAGPIEHFDYWDIHNEGTQPAIRRVHDALDAERIAIREALGYGAPHFPLADHYSKDGDEWMYGNAAHEKLVDSADWREHLELATHRYMREDIACGLAFLVSLATWANVPAPVARGLLAVASVVAGEDLAETGRTLQQLGLDRLSAPEMKRLLTRGLEHEVAL; from the coding sequence ATGGAGATTGCAGTCTTAGGCGGAGGGAACGGCTGTTACGCAGCCGCTGCCGATTTATCGGAACAAGGACACAGCGTAAGACTTTGGAGAAGAGACGGTTCCGCATTTCAGACCGTGATGGACAAACAAGCGCTCATCTTAAAGGACGCGGCAGGCGAAAGAGAAGTGAAGCTGGCGATGGCCGGCACGGATTTGGCTTCCATTATAAAAGACGCCGCCTTGATCTTGATTCCGCTGCCGGCTTTTGCGCAGGAATCGCTCGCCCGAGAGATGGCTCCATACCTTCAGGACGGGCAGGTCATTTATTTGCCTCCGGGCACGTTCGGCAGCTACGTGATGGCCAAAGCGCTGCAAGAGGCCGGCTGCACGGCGAACGTTGCCTTTGCGGAAACGGGCACGCTGCCGTATCTCGCCCGCAAGCACGGACCGGATACGGTCGCCATTTCCGGCCGGGCGACCCGTTTGCCTACCGGCGTGTTTCCGAGCGAGCTTTCCGAACATGCTTTCACCGTGCTGGAACAAGCGTTTCCGGCCGTTGAACGGCTGCAGGACGCGCTCGACGGAGCGCTGATGAACGCGGGGCCGGTTATTCACCCGCCGCTCATCTTGATGAATGCCGGGCCGATCGAGCATTTTGACTATTGGGATATTCATAATGAAGGGACGCAGCCGGCGATCCGCAGGGTGCATGATGCGCTTGATGCGGAGCGGATCGCGATTCGCGAAGCGCTCGGATACGGCGCCCCGCATTTTCCGCTTGCCGATCATTACAGCAAGGACGGCGACGAATGGATGTACGGCAACGCCGCGCACGAGAAGCTGGTCGACAGCGCGGACTGGCGCGAGCATCTCGAGCTGGCGACGCACCGCTATATGCGGGAGGATATCGCCTGTGGACTCGCTTTTCTCGTATCGCTGGCGACGTGGGCGAATGTGCCGGCACCGGTGGCGCGGGGACTGCTGGCGGTCGCATCGGTTGTCGCCGGCGAAGATTTGGCGGAGACCGGCAGGACGCTGCAGCAGCTTGGGCTCGACCGTTTATCCGCGCCGGAAATGAAGCGGCTGCTTACGCGCGGTCTTGAACATGAGGTCGCGTTATGA
- a CDS encoding 3-hydroxybutyryl-CoA dehydrogenase produces MNGDKARIAVVGAGRMGIGIAQVFAYAGHPVDLIDIKERSEPESARILQEATDQIRGNLKFLASLGLMDERSVEPMMGHIACHDSSELETVLPQADVVFEAVPEILGVKQSTFERIGAAARAEATVASTTSTFAVDTLATYIARPQRFLNTHWLNPAYLIPLVEVSPGAATDPEVLDGMLALLERIGKVPVKCAPSPGFIVPRIQALAMNEAARLVEEGVASPEDIDKASRIGFGIRFAVLGLLEFIDWGGGDILYYADRYLENALSADRFASPAIISGNMASGRTGMKAGQGFYDFSSRDLSAYQQETMKKFVDLLSHLGLMPAPGEVYSGQFKV; encoded by the coding sequence ATGAACGGGGATAAAGCCCGCATCGCCGTAGTGGGCGCCGGCCGGATGGGGATCGGCATTGCGCAGGTGTTCGCGTATGCCGGCCACCCGGTCGATCTGATCGACATCAAAGAACGCAGCGAGCCCGAATCGGCGCGCATCTTGCAGGAAGCAACCGATCAGATCCGCGGCAATCTTAAGTTTCTCGCTTCGCTCGGCCTGATGGACGAGCGAAGCGTCGAACCGATGATGGGGCACATCGCCTGCCATGACTCCAGTGAATTGGAGACGGTGCTGCCGCAGGCGGATGTGGTGTTCGAAGCTGTGCCGGAAATTCTGGGCGTAAAGCAAAGTACGTTCGAACGGATCGGCGCCGCCGCCAGAGCGGAAGCGACGGTTGCTTCCACCACGTCCACTTTTGCAGTGGATACGCTCGCTACTTACATAGCCCGTCCGCAGAGGTTTCTGAACACGCACTGGCTGAATCCGGCCTATTTGATTCCGCTGGTGGAAGTGAGCCCCGGCGCCGCAACGGATCCGGAGGTGCTGGACGGCATGCTGGCGCTGCTGGAGCGCATCGGCAAAGTGCCGGTCAAATGCGCGCCGTCTCCCGGCTTCATCGTGCCGCGCATTCAGGCGCTGGCGATGAACGAAGCAGCCAGACTGGTCGAAGAAGGAGTCGCGTCGCCGGAGGATATCGACAAAGCTTCCCGGATCGGATTCGGCATCCGCTTCGCCGTTCTGGGGCTGCTGGAATTTATCGATTGGGGCGGCGGCGACATTTTGTATTACGCCGACCGCTATTTGGAGAACGCTTTATCCGCCGACCGGTTCGCTTCCCCTGCGATTATTTCCGGGAACATGGCAAGCGGCCGCACCGGTATGAAAGCGGGGCAAGGGTTTTACGATTTTTCATCCCGGGACTTAAGCGCCTATCAGCAGGAAACGATGAAGAAGTTCGTCGATCTGCTCAGCCATCTCGGGCTAATGCCTGCTCCCGGGGAAGTCTACTCCGGGCAATTCAAAGTCTGA
- a CDS encoding XylR N-terminal domain-containing protein → MTKASTMSLKDLVQFGKEEGEFFLRDRRMILTSTEAWGQLCRDLIVALGMERAKRFLMRYGWKFGVSEAQYLNDMFSWDDDLEWILAGSKMHSIAGRVFSTPVRLNINKSEGLFDVEGFWVNSYEALQYLKHFPLYHEPVCYFLVGYASGYCTETLGKKVIFKEVECIGKGDTRCRYVGKTLEKWGKDISEDLIDYEQEKIEDELELAYKRIEKQKEVLNRVTTLSHEMTRIILQGKGLDDMAKILGESLHCGVIIENHHFERMNGFGDISDDSLKRIMEHPYFLKAGHQRDKINKMLAERCTVQLEINEPYELPHIRLVTPIVLRNQVLGFISLLKREGAFGELEPVLLERSANTCAIQMLNERTVTETEQRLKGELLDELFNPTADNHSVSRRLAYLGYDLSQPHYVFVFQFEIAGNKVLMKDNEISTALSSKIMQLLSDLAEQKGFRLLFSTRLDRIHALIPEALVDKLKLTVREFGETMIGKLDPLDDSVNVVLGISEVCRELSSLSKAFNGAVKATEIAKMKRKNGQVTLSSDIRHLTILLDARRPEELEQYSANLLGSIYEYDQKYGAEFLKTIYYYFENECNLHKTARMLNVSISGMRYRLERIKQLSDIDLSNSMSRFEVQLALEIFLVLGKVNF, encoded by the coding sequence TTGACGAAAGCAAGCACCATGTCCCTTAAAGATCTGGTCCAGTTCGGCAAAGAAGAGGGCGAATTTTTTTTAAGAGACCGGAGAATGATTCTGACCAGCACGGAAGCGTGGGGGCAGCTATGCAGAGATTTGATTGTCGCGCTCGGCATGGAAAGGGCCAAACGGTTTCTGATGCGCTACGGCTGGAAGTTCGGTGTGAGCGAAGCGCAGTATTTAAATGACATGTTCAGCTGGGACGATGATTTGGAGTGGATTTTGGCCGGATCGAAAATGCACAGTATCGCCGGACGCGTCTTCTCGACGCCGGTCCGGCTCAACATTAACAAAAGCGAAGGCCTGTTCGATGTCGAAGGCTTTTGGGTCAACTCCTATGAAGCGCTGCAATATTTAAAGCATTTTCCGCTCTATCATGAGCCGGTATGCTACTTTTTGGTCGGCTATGCGAGCGGCTACTGCACGGAAACGCTGGGCAAGAAAGTGATTTTCAAAGAAGTGGAATGCATCGGCAAAGGCGACACGCGCTGCCGTTATGTCGGGAAGACGCTCGAAAAATGGGGAAAGGATATTTCCGAGGATCTGATCGACTATGAGCAGGAGAAGATCGAGGATGAGCTGGAACTTGCCTACAAGCGGATCGAGAAGCAGAAGGAAGTTCTCAACCGGGTGACAACGCTCAGCCACGAAATGACCCGGATTATTTTGCAGGGCAAAGGGCTGGACGATATGGCCAAAATATTGGGTGAAAGCCTGCACTGCGGCGTCATAATCGAAAATCATCATTTCGAGCGAATGAACGGCTTCGGAGACATTTCGGACGATTCGTTGAAAAGAATTATGGAGCATCCTTATTTCTTGAAGGCGGGCCATCAGCGCGACAAAATCAACAAAATGCTGGCGGAGCGATGCACGGTCCAGCTTGAAATTAACGAGCCGTACGAGTTGCCGCATATCCGGCTTGTGACGCCGATCGTGCTGCGCAATCAAGTGCTGGGCTTTATTTCGCTGCTGAAACGCGAAGGTGCTTTCGGCGAACTGGAGCCGGTTCTGCTCGAGAGGTCGGCCAATACGTGCGCGATCCAGATGCTGAACGAGCGGACCGTGACGGAGACCGAACAGCGCTTGAAGGGCGAGCTGCTGGATGAGCTGTTTAATCCGACCGCCGACAACCATTCGGTTTCCAGAAGGCTTGCCTATTTGGGCTACGATTTAAGCCAGCCTCATTATGTGTTCGTCTTTCAGTTTGAGATTGCCGGAAATAAAGTACTGATGAAGGATAACGAAATTTCCACCGCGCTGAGCAGCAAGATCATGCAGCTGCTCTCGGATCTGGCGGAACAGAAAGGGTTTCGCCTGCTGTTCTCGACAAGACTGGACCGTATCCATGCGCTCATCCCGGAAGCGCTTGTTGACAAGCTGAAATTGACCGTGCGGGAATTCGGGGAAACGATGATCGGGAAGCTTGACCCATTGGACGATTCCGTAAACGTCGTACTGGGCATTAGCGAGGTATGCCGTGAGCTGTCTTCCTTGTCCAAAGCGTTTAACGGCGCCGTCAAAGCGACCGAAATCGCGAAGATGAAGCGGAAGAACGGCCAGGTCACGCTTTCGTCAGATATCCGCCACTTGACGATTTTGCTCGATGCCCGGCGGCCGGAAGAGTTGGAACAGTATTCCGCCAATCTGCTCGGATCCATCTATGAGTACGATCAGAAATACGGGGCGGAATTTTTAAAAACGATCTATTATTATTTTGAGAACGAATGCAATCTGCACAAGACGGCGCGGATGCTGAACGTGTCGATCAGCGGCATGCGCTACAGGCTCGAGAGGATCAAGCAGCTATCGGATATCGATCTGTCGAATTCGATGAGCCGCTTTGAAGTCCAATTGGCGCTGGAAATTTTTTTGGTGCTCGGCAAAGTGAATTTTTAA
- a CDS encoding MFS transporter yields MRIQPGDSKPKLWTRNFVLFTLSNLLVYLNLQMTTVSLPAYVSQRFGAGSVTVSLIISIFAVSAILTRFFVGKALETTGRKKLLYAALICLLISTAAFYWLPSVLLFILFRFISGIGFGIATTAFGTMVSEIVPARRMGEGMGYFGLSTGLSMALAPVVGIWLLLQYGAPGLFGVATILVIAAVPLIWSIKSAPPIRSAPPAPLRTSGMPAWMDRSIAFPCVLNLLLSFTYGGLISYMTLFGTEIGVSNVGWFFLCNALLVILVRPFSGQLFDRKGHQAVLPLGGLMVFAGLLLLSSAHSLTVLLLSSVCYGIGFGTLQPSLQAWTINRAHPRLRGAANGAFFNSMDVGIAVGSLSLGVIAANSSYAMMYRASALMMVLFLTVYGWSLLQGKKSRQASSLNEE; encoded by the coding sequence ATGAGGATTCAGCCGGGAGACAGCAAGCCAAAGCTTTGGACCCGAAATTTCGTTTTATTTACTTTATCTAATCTGCTGGTCTATTTGAATCTGCAGATGACGACGGTATCGCTGCCGGCATACGTTTCGCAAAGATTCGGCGCCGGGAGCGTTACGGTCAGTCTCATCATCAGCATCTTTGCGGTGTCGGCGATCCTCACCCGTTTCTTCGTCGGCAAAGCGCTGGAAACAACCGGGAGGAAAAAGCTGCTGTACGCAGCGCTCATCTGTCTTCTCATTTCGACCGCGGCCTTCTACTGGCTTCCTTCCGTGCTGCTGTTTATTCTGTTCCGCTTCATTAGTGGAATCGGTTTCGGCATTGCAACGACGGCTTTCGGAACGATGGTGTCGGAAATCGTGCCTGCCCGTAGAATGGGAGAAGGGATGGGATATTTCGGCTTATCCACCGGCTTGTCGATGGCGCTCGCTCCGGTTGTCGGCATTTGGCTTCTCCTTCAATACGGTGCTCCGGGATTGTTCGGCGTTGCGACCATACTCGTCATCGCCGCGGTTCCATTGATCTGGAGCATTAAATCCGCTCCTCCGATTCGCAGCGCGCCCCCGGCGCCTTTGAGAACATCCGGGATGCCGGCATGGATGGATCGGAGCATCGCTTTTCCCTGCGTGCTTAACCTGCTGCTTTCTTTTACTTATGGCGGATTGATCAGTTATATGACCTTGTTCGGCACCGAAATCGGAGTATCGAACGTCGGCTGGTTTTTCTTATGCAACGCGTTGCTGGTCATTCTCGTTCGTCCGTTCTCCGGACAATTATTTGACCGGAAAGGTCACCAAGCCGTATTGCCGCTCGGCGGATTGATGGTGTTCGCCGGACTGCTGCTGTTATCCTCGGCCCATTCCTTGACGGTCCTGCTTCTTTCATCCGTTTGTTACGGCATCGGATTCGGTACGCTGCAACCGTCTTTGCAGGCATGGACGATCAATCGGGCTCATCCCCGGCTGCGCGGTGCCGCAAACGGCGCGTTCTTCAACTCGATGGATGTCGGCATTGCCGTCGGTTCCCTCAGCCTGGGCGTGATCGCGGCCAATTCAAGCTATGCGATGATGTACCGGGCGTCGGCGCTGATGATGGTGTTGTTTCTGACCGTGTACGGATGGTCTCTTCTGCAAGGCAAAAAAAGCCGGCAGGCATCCTCCCTGAATGAAGAATGA
- a CDS encoding tannase/feruloyl esterase family alpha/beta hydrolase, with translation MTSFNNELNGLQIPASAFELPTSGATVISATIVSETEPGNVNGEYCKVLGAIHPVDKNAWDIHFEVNLPADWNRKALQMGGGGFNGSLVTGLENNNYDPEGSRTPLARGYATFGSDSGHVGVGWDAAFMLNDEALANFGGNQLKKTYDAAMYIIKAWYNEAPSQTYFSGGSTGGREALNVIQRWPENYDGAVALYPVHNWVAKVLADNRNAKALYAKGGLGWISPEQNKILNDKVRQICDSLDGIEDGIMSDLTACQQKLDQILEQLRCPDGGDDASCFTEDQIEVIKTFHSPMELGFSLANELRTMPGYSQLEGADLGVQFGQTPIPDTPLSETTDGVMGVFAQQVIRFAIAQNPEFNAMTFYPDEWISRLQEVSEIVDATDPDLSVFMAAGGKLILVHGTADEVVTPYGSVQYYKQLEKRFGKEDLDQFVRFYLIPGYGHGGGAFQMSADLLGALDDWVVGGTAPGNLVAADKNPGNNGRTRPMCPYPSWPKYNGTGDVNSAASYTCTING, from the coding sequence ATGACATCATTTAACAACGAGTTAAACGGATTGCAAATTCCGGCATCCGCCTTCGAACTGCCGACATCCGGCGCTACGGTTATTTCCGCGACGATCGTTTCGGAAACGGAACCGGGTAACGTTAACGGTGAATACTGCAAAGTGCTGGGGGCGATCCATCCCGTCGACAAGAACGCTTGGGACATCCATTTCGAAGTTAATTTGCCGGCCGACTGGAACCGTAAAGCACTGCAAATGGGCGGGGGCGGTTTTAACGGCAGTTTGGTGACCGGATTGGAAAATAATAATTACGATCCGGAAGGCAGCCGGACGCCTTTGGCAAGAGGTTACGCGACTTTTGGCAGCGATTCCGGCCATGTCGGGGTAGGCTGGGATGCAGCCTTTATGCTGAATGATGAGGCGCTGGCGAATTTCGGCGGAAACCAGCTCAAAAAAACGTACGATGCCGCGATGTATATTATTAAAGCGTGGTACAATGAAGCGCCGAGCCAAACGTATTTTTCAGGCGGCTCTACAGGGGGGCGCGAAGCGTTAAACGTGATCCAGCGTTGGCCCGAAAATTATGATGGCGCAGTTGCGCTTTATCCGGTGCACAACTGGGTTGCCAAAGTTTTGGCAGACAATCGAAATGCCAAGGCATTGTATGCAAAAGGCGGATTGGGCTGGATAAGTCCGGAACAAAACAAAATTTTGAATGACAAGGTTCGTCAAATCTGCGATTCGCTGGATGGTATTGAAGATGGCATAATGAGCGATCTTACGGCCTGCCAGCAAAAATTAGATCAGATCCTGGAACAATTGCGCTGTCCGGACGGCGGCGACGATGCTTCTTGTTTTACAGAAGATCAAATTGAAGTTATCAAAACGTTCCATTCCCCGATGGAATTGGGCTTTTCGCTGGCGAACGAATTGAGAACGATGCCGGGATATTCTCAGCTGGAAGGAGCGGATCTCGGAGTCCAATTCGGGCAGACGCCAATTCCGGATACGCCTTTATCCGAAACAACAGACGGTGTCATGGGTGTGTTTGCTCAGCAGGTGATCCGATTCGCGATTGCCCAAAATCCCGAATTTAATGCGATGACGTTTTATCCCGACGAGTGGATAAGCCGTCTTCAGGAAGTATCGGAAATCGTCGATGCTACCGATCCTGATCTTTCCGTCTTTATGGCGGCCGGCGGCAAGCTGATTTTGGTGCACGGCACGGCTGATGAAGTGGTTACTCCTTACGGATCCGTTCAATATTACAAGCAGCTGGAAAAGCGGTTCGGAAAAGAGGATCTCGATCAATTTGTCCGGTTCTACCTGATACCCGGATATGGTCACGGCGGGGGTGCCTTTCAGATGTCGGCAGATTTGCTCGGTGCCCTGGATGATTGGGTCGTGGGCGGAACGGCGCCGGGCAATCTGGTTGCGGCCGACAAAAATCCGGGCAACAACGGCCGT